A single window of Nymphaea colorata chloroplast, complete genome DNA harbors:
- the rbcL gene encoding ribulose-1,5-bisphosphate carboxylase/oxygenase large subunit produces MSPKTETKASVGFKAGVKDYRLTYYTPDYETLATDILAAFRVTPQPGVPPEEAGAAVAAESSTGTWTTVWTDGLTSLDRYKGRCYHIEPVAGEENQYIAYVAYPLDLFEEGSVTNMFTSIVGNVFGFKALRALRLEDLRIPPAYSKTFQGPPHGIQVERDKLNKYGRPLLGCTIKPKLGLSAKNYGRAVYECLRGGLDFTKDDENVNSQPFMRWRDRFLFCAEAIYKAQAETGEIKGHYLNATAGTSEEMIKRAVCARELGVPIVMHDYLTGGFTANTSLAHYCRDNGLLLHIHRAMHAVIDRQRNHGIHFRVLAKALRMSGGDHIHSGTVVGKLEGERDVTLGFVDLLRDDFIEKDRSRGIYFTQDWVSMPGVLPVASGGIHVWHMPALTEIFGDDSVLQFGGGTLGHPWGNAPGAVANRVALEACVQARNEGRDLAREGNEIIREASKWSPELAAACEVWKEIKFEFEAMDVL; encoded by the coding sequence ATGTCACCAAAAACAGAAACTAAAGCAAGTGTTGGATTCAAAGCTGGTGTTAAAGATTACAGATTGACTTATTACACTCCTGATTATGAAACCCTTGCTACTGATATCTTGGCAGCATTCCGAGTAACTCCTCAACCTGGAGTTCCGCCTGAGGAAGCAGGAGCTGCGGTGGCTGCCGAATCTTCCACTGGTACATGGACAACTGTGTGGACCGATGGACTTACCAGCCTTGATCGTTACAAAGGACGATGCTACCACATCGAGCCTGTTGCTGGGGAGGAAAATCAATATATTGCTTATGTAGCTTATCCTTTGGACCTTTTTGAAGAAGGTTCTGTTACTAACATGTTTACTTCCATTGTGGGTAATGTATTTGGGTTCAAAGCCCTACGAGCTCTACGTCTGGAGGATCTGAGAATTCCTCCTGCTTATTCTAAAACTTTCCAGGGCCCACCTCATGGAATCCAAGTTGAGAGAGATAAATTGAACAAGTATGGTCGTCCCCTATTGGGATGTACTATTAAACCAAAATTGGGGTTATCCGCAAAGAACTATGGGAGAGCGGTTTATGAGTGTCTCCGTGGTGGACTTGATTTTACCAAGGATGATGAAAACGTGAACTCCCAACCGTTTATGCGTTGGAGAGACCGTTTCTTATTTTGCGCCGAAGCTATTTATAAAGCGCAGGCCGAAACAGGTGAAATTAAAGGACATTACTTGAATGCTACTGCAGGTACATCCGAAGAAATGATCAAAAGGGCGGTATGTGCCCGAGAGTTGGGAGTTCCTATCGTAATGCATGACTACTTAACAGGGGGATTCACCGCAAATACTAGCTTGGCTCATTATTGCCGAGACAATGGCCTACTTCTTCACATCCACCGCGCAATGCATGCAGTTATTGATAGACAGAGGAATCATGGTATTCACTTCCGTGTACTAGCTAAAGCGTTGCGTATGTCTGGGGGGGATCATATTCACTCTGGTACCGTAGTAGGTAAACTGGAAGGGGAACGAGATGTCACTTTGGGCTTTGTTGATTTACTACGTGATGATTTTATTGAAAAAGACCGGAGTCGCGGTATTTATTTCACTCAAGATTGGGTATCTATGCCAGGTGTTCTGCCCGTGGCTTCAGGGGGTATTCACGTTTGGCATATGCCTGCCCTGACCGAGATATTTGGGGATGATTCCGTGCTACAGTTCGGTGGAGGAACTTTGGGACACCCTTGGGGGAATGCACCTGGTGCAGTAGCTAATAGGGTAGCTTTAGAAGCGTGTGTACAAGCTCGTAATGAGGGACGTGATCTTGCTCGTGAAGGTAATGAAATTATTCGTGAAGCTAGCAAATGGAGTCCTGAACTGGCTGCTGCTTGTGAGGTATGGAAAGAGATCAAATTTGAATTCGAAGCAATGGATGTCTTGTAA
- the ycf4 gene encoding photosystem I assembly protein Ycf4, producing the protein MNWRSEHIWIELITGSRKISNFCWACILFLGSLGFLLVGTSSYFGRNLISLFPSQQIVFFPQGIVMCFYGIAGLFISSYLWCTILWSVGSGYDKFDRKEGIVCIFRWGFPGRNRRIFFRFRIRDIRSIRIEVKEGLFPRRVLYMEIGGRGDIPLTRTDENLTPREIEQKAAESAYFLRVPIEVF; encoded by the coding sequence ATGAATTGGCGATCAGAACATATATGGATAGAACTTATAACGGGTTCTAGAAAAATAAGTAACTTCTGCTGGGCCTGTATCCTTTTTTTAGGTTCACTAGGATTTTTATTGGTTGGAACTTCCAGTTATTTTGGTAGGAATCTGATATCCTTATTCCCATCTCAGCAAATCGTTTTTTTTCCACAAGGGATCGTAATGTGTTTCTACGGTATCGCGGGTCTATTCATTAGCTCCTATTTGTGGTGCACAATTTTGTGGAGTGTAGGTAGCGGTTATGACAAATTCGATAGAAAAGAAGGAATAGTGTGTATTTTTCGTTGGGGATTTCCTGGAAGAAATCGTCGCATCTTCTTTCGATTCCGTATAAGAGATATCCGTTCGATCAGAATAGAAGTGAAAGAGGGTCTTTTTCCTCGCCGTGTCCTTTATATGGAAATTGGGGGCCGGGGAGACATTCCATTGACGCGTACCGATGAGAATTTAACTCCACGAGAAATTGAACAAAAAGCTGCCGAATCGGCCTATTTTTTGCGCGTACCAATTGAAGTATTTTGA
- the psaI gene encoding photosystem I subunit VIII, with the protein MTDLNLPSIFVPLVGLLFPAIAMVSLFFHVQKNKIV; encoded by the coding sequence ATGACAGATCTCAACTTACCCTCTATTTTTGTGCCTTTAGTAGGCCTATTATTTCCGGCAATTGCAATGGTTTCTTTATTTTTCCATGTTCAAAAAAACAAGATTGTCTAG
- the accD gene encoding acetyl-CoA carboxylase carboxyltransferase beta subunit: protein MEKWWLNSMLSNEDLGRRCGLSASLGPIGNTSGSEEPIINDSEKNVNSWSGRGSYSCSNVDYLLNLGGVKDVWSLISGETFWVRDSNGDSYSIYFDIENQIFEIDTDSYFLGELESLFSSYLNLNNGSKSYNRYYDHYVYDTRHSWKSHINSCIDSYIRSETNMDSCIPNGSNNSSDNYIYSYICSDSERGSDRGSSNLKTSGVSDSDFGRHNDLDRNKRYRHLWVQCENCYGLNYKKFFSSKMNICEQCGYHLKMSSSDRIELLIDPGTWAPMDENMVSMDPIEFHSEEDPYRDRINSYQIETGLAEAVQTGIGKLNGIPIAIGVMDFKFMGGSMGSVVGEKITRLIEYATDRSLPVIMVCASGGARMQEGSLSLMQMAKISSALYNYQSNKKLFYVSILTSPTTGGVTASFGMLGDIIIAEPNAYIAFAGKRVIEQTLKKTVPEGSQVAEYLFNKGLFDPIVPRNLLKGVPSELFQFHGFFPRP from the coding sequence ATGGAAAAATGGTGGTTAAATTCAATGTTGTCTAATGAGGATTTAGGGCGCAGGTGTGGACTAAGTGCGAGTCTTGGCCCTATTGGAAATACCAGCGGGAGTGAAGAACCCATTATAAATGATAGTGAGAAAAACGTTAATAGTTGGAGTGGTAGGGGCAGTTATAGTTGCAGTAATGTTGATTATTTACTCAACTTGGGCGGTGTCAAGGACGTTTGGAGTCTCATCTCTGGTGAGACTTTTTGGGTTAGGGATAGTAATGGTGACAGTTATTCCATATATTTCGATATTGAAAATCAGATTTTTGAGATTGACACTGATAGTTACTTTCTGGGTGAACTAGAAAGTTTATTTTCTAGTTATCTGAATCTAAATAATGGGTCTAAGAGTTACAATCGCTATTATGATCATTACGTGTATGATACTAGGCATAGTTGGAAGAGTCACATAAATAGTTGCATTGACAGTTATATTCGTTCTGAAACCAATATGGATAGTTGCATTCCAAATGGTAGCAACAATTCAAGTGACAATTACATTTATAGTTACATTTGTAGCGATAGTGAAAGGGGTAGTGACCGTGGGAGCTCCAATCTAAAAACTAGTGGTGTTAGTGACAGTGATTTCGGAAGACATAATGATTTAGATAGAAATAAAAGATACAGACATTTATGGGTTCAATGTGAAAATTGTTATGGATTAAATTATAAGAAATTTTTTAGTTCAAAAATGAATATTTGTGAACAATGTGGATACCACTTGAAAATGAGTAGCTCAGATAGAATCGAACTTTTGATTGATCCAGGCACTTGGGCCCCTATGGATGAAAACATGGTCTCTATGGACCCTATTGAATTTCATTCTGAGGAGGACCCTTATAGGGATCGTATCAATTCTTATCAAATAGAGACGGGTTTGGCTGAGGCTGTTCAAACAGGCATAGGCAAACTCAATGGTATTCCTATAGCAATTGGTGTTATGGATTTTAAGTTCATGGGGGGTAGTATGGGATCCGTAGTAGGCGAGAAAATTACACGTTTGATCGAGTATGCTACTGATAGATCTCTCCCAGTTATTATGGTGTGTGCTTCTGGAGGAGCGCGCATGCAAGAAGGAAGTTTGAGCTTGATGCAAATGGCTAAAATATCTTCCGCTTTATACAATTATCAATCAAATAAAAAATTATTCTATGTATCAATCCTTACATCCCCTACAACTGGTGGAGTGACAGCCAGTTTTGGTATGTTGGGAGATATCATTATTGCCGAACCCAATGCTTACATTGCATTCGCGGGTAAAAGAGTAATTGAACAAACATTGAAGAAGACAGTACCTGAGGGTTCACAAGTAGCGGAGTATTTATTCAATAAGGGTTTATTTGATCCAATCGTACCGCGTAATCTTTTAAAAGGTGTTCCGAGTGAGTTATTTCAGTTCCATGGGTTCTTTCCCCGCCCTTGA